The following are encoded together in the Bos taurus isolate L1 Dominette 01449 registration number 42190680 breed Hereford chromosome 10, ARS-UCD2.0, whole genome shotgun sequence genome:
- the PPP1R3E gene encoding protein phosphatase 1 regulatory subunit 3E isoform X1, whose translation MRAVSADEKTEVQRSCALLKVTQLNSTRERAYYLSQRPSLGEEPEEEPSEGGTRLGARSRAPGPSRGRRARSAPAGGGGTRALRNHSPDTRKRVRFADALGLELAAVRRFRPGELPRVPRHVQVQLQRDALRHFAPCQPRARGLQEARAALEPASEPGFAARLQAQRICLERVEAGPLGVAGSARVLDLAYEKRVSVRWSADGWRSQREAPAAYAGPAPPPPRADRFSFRLPAPPIGGSLLFALRYRVTGREFWDNNGGRDYALRGPEHPGSGGNAEPQGWIHFI comes from the exons ATGCGAGCAGTTTCTGCAG atgagaaaactgaggtccaaagaAGTTGTgccttgctcaaagtcacacagctgaatAGCACCAGAG AGCGCGCCTACTACCTCAGCCAGCGGCCCAGCCTCGGGGAGGAGCCAGAGGAGGAACCGAGCGAGGGAGGGACGCGTCTCGGGGCCCGATCCCGAGCTCCAGGTCCCAGTCGGGGGCGCCGGGCTCGTTCTGCGCCCGCCGGAGGCGGCGGGACCCGGGCGCTCCGCAACCACAGCCCCGATACCCGTAAGAGAGTGCGTTTCGCTGACGCGCTGGGGCTGGAGCTGGCAGCCGTGCGCCGCTTCCGCCCGGGAGAGCTGCCCCGGGTGCCCCGCCACGTGCAGGTCCAACTGCAGAGGGACGCCCTCCGCCACTTCGCGCCGTGCCAACCCCGCGCCCGAGGCCTCCAG GAGGCGCGCGCCGCCCTGGAGCCGGCCAGCGAGCCCGGCTTCGCCGCCCGCCTGCAGGCTCAGCGTATCTGCCTAGAACGCGTCGAGGCGGGCCCGCTGGGCGTGGCCGGGAGCGCGCGCGTGCTGGACCTGGCCTACGAGAAGCGCGTGAGCGTGCGCTGGAGTGCAGACGGCTGGCGGAGCCAACGAGAGGCGCCCGCCGCCTACGCCGGCCCGGCCCCACCCCCGCCGCGCGCCGACCGCTTCTCCTTCCGCCTGCCGGCGCCACCCATTGGAGGGTCCCTGCTCTTCGCCCTACGCTACCGCGTGACTGGCCGCGAGTTCTGGGACAACAACGGCGGCCGTGACTATGCTCTGCGTGGGCCGGAGCACCCGGGCAGTGGCGGAAACGCGGAGCCCCAGGGCTGGATCCACTTTATCTGA
- the BCL2L2 gene encoding bcl-2-like protein 2 isoform X2 — translation MATPASAPDTRALVADFVGYKLRQKGYVCGAGPGEGPAADPLHQAMRAAGDEFETRFRRTFSDLAAQLHVTPGSAQQRFTQVSDELFQGGPNWGRLVAFFVFGAALCAESVNKEMEPLVGQVQEWMVAYLETRLADWIHSSGGWAEFTALYGDGALEEARRLREGNWASVRTVLTGAVALGALVTVGAFFASK, via the exons ATGGCGACCCCAGCCTCGGCCCCAGACACACGGGCTCTAGTGGCAGACTTTGTGGGCTATAAGCTGAGGCAGAAGGGGTATGTTTGTGGAGCTGGCCCCGGGGAGGGCCCAGCAGCTGACCCGCTACACCAAGCCATGCGGGCAGCTGGAGATGAGTTCGAGACCCGCTTCCGGCGCACCTTCTCCGATCTGGCAGCTCAGCTGCATGTGACCCCGGGCTCGGCCCAGCAACGCTTCACCCAGGTCTCTGATGAACTCTTCCAAGGGGGCCCCAACTGGGGCCGCCTTgtggccttctttgtctttggagcCGCGTTGTGTGCTGAGAGTGTCAACAAGGAGATGGAGCCACTTGTGGGACAAGTGCAGGAGTGGATGGTGGCCTACCTGGAGACGAGGCTGGCTGACTGGATCCACAGCAGTGGGGGCTGG GCGGAGTTCACAGCTCTATACGGGGACGGGGCCCTGGAGGAGGCGCGGCGTCTGCGGGAGGGGAACTGGGCTTCAGTGAGGACAGTGCTGACGGGGGCTGTGGCACTGGGGGCCCTGGTAACTGTAGGGGCCTTTTTTGCTAGCAAGTGA
- the PPP1R3E gene encoding protein phosphatase 1 regulatory subunit 3E isoform X2, with protein sequence MSRERHPRTDIPRNLSFIASLTERAYYLSQRPSLGEEPEEEPSEGGTRLGARSRAPGPSRGRRARSAPAGGGGTRALRNHSPDTRKRVRFADALGLELAAVRRFRPGELPRVPRHVQVQLQRDALRHFAPCQPRARGLQEARAALEPASEPGFAARLQAQRICLERVEAGPLGVAGSARVLDLAYEKRVSVRWSADGWRSQREAPAAYAGPAPPPPRADRFSFRLPAPPIGGSLLFALRYRVTGREFWDNNGGRDYALRGPEHPGSGGNAEPQGWIHFI encoded by the exons ATGTCTCGCGAGCGGCACCCCCGCACCGACATCCCCCGCAACCTGAGCTTCATCGCCTCACTGACAGAGCGCGCCTACTACCTCAGCCAGCGGCCCAGCCTCGGGGAGGAGCCAGAGGAGGAACCGAGCGAGGGAGGGACGCGTCTCGGGGCCCGATCCCGAGCTCCAGGTCCCAGTCGGGGGCGCCGGGCTCGTTCTGCGCCCGCCGGAGGCGGCGGGACCCGGGCGCTCCGCAACCACAGCCCCGATACCCGTAAGAGAGTGCGTTTCGCTGACGCGCTGGGGCTGGAGCTGGCAGCCGTGCGCCGCTTCCGCCCGGGAGAGCTGCCCCGGGTGCCCCGCCACGTGCAGGTCCAACTGCAGAGGGACGCCCTCCGCCACTTCGCGCCGTGCCAACCCCGCGCCCGAGGCCTCCAG GAGGCGCGCGCCGCCCTGGAGCCGGCCAGCGAGCCCGGCTTCGCCGCCCGCCTGCAGGCTCAGCGTATCTGCCTAGAACGCGTCGAGGCGGGCCCGCTGGGCGTGGCCGGGAGCGCGCGCGTGCTGGACCTGGCCTACGAGAAGCGCGTGAGCGTGCGCTGGAGTGCAGACGGCTGGCGGAGCCAACGAGAGGCGCCCGCCGCCTACGCCGGCCCGGCCCCACCCCCGCCGCGCGCCGACCGCTTCTCCTTCCGCCTGCCGGCGCCACCCATTGGAGGGTCCCTGCTCTTCGCCCTACGCTACCGCGTGACTGGCCGCGAGTTCTGGGACAACAACGGCGGCCGTGACTATGCTCTGCGTGGGCCGGAGCACCCGGGCAGTGGCGGAAACGCGGAGCCCCAGGGCTGGATCCACTTTATCTGA